From the Aspergillus puulaauensis MK2 DNA, chromosome 1, nearly complete sequence genome, the window GCTCCAGACCAGCAGTCGCAGCTACAGAACCAAGCCGAGATTCTTCCTGCGAGTGAAGTACCCACTGAGCAGcaaaaacaacagcaacaggccACGGAAGTTGCGGTTGCGCCTCCTCGCGCTTCTCAAATAGCCTCACGACCTTCTTCACGACCTTCTTCGCGTGCTAGCGTGCGACAAACACACAAGCCGCTAGCTCCAGCTCCCATCTCCCAGAGTGAACTGGAGCAACTTCTTAGTGCGATTCCCGCCAGCGACCCAATCGCTGGACAATGGCCAGCACCCTCCAGTGATATTGGCACAGCTGAGACTCCAGGCCCGCAGCTCACTAGCGAAGATGGCAAGCTTCGCAGCGGGGCAGGAGCCAGACGGCTGAAGCAGGTTAAGCAAGTCCAGGCACGTCTCGAGAAGTGTATCCGGGACGGACAAGTTCCGCCATACTGCGAGAACTGTGGCGCCATCGAGACACCTACCTGGCGCAGAGCGCACTCCAAGGAAATCAagggcggcgaagatgaagcaAATGAACTCGCCAAGGACCCACTGGTGTTTTTCTGGCGAACAGTCGATAAGGATGAACAGGAAAAAGTCATCAAGTTCAAGATCTACAAGAAAAGCCTGGCGGACGCTGATAAGGATTTTGCTCAAGTCTTGCTTTGCAACCGTAAGTGACAACACCCACTATAAAAACTTCATAACCAGGCACTAATCTTCCCAAAGCTTGTGGTCTTTGGCTTCACAAGTTTAGGTTTATGCGTCCTGAACACAAATGGAACAAGACTAGTTataaaaagaagaagcgaccCCCGAGAAACCGGAGGGGAGGCGGCCCACTCTCGACCGACAACCGCAACCGAAGCGAGTCATCCAAACCGGACGCATCGTCACCTGGAATTTCGGACACATCGTCACCAGCAGCTGACGATGACGCCACCCCCTGTCCCGATAACGACGTCCCCAAAAccggcgaagacgatgattCTCAAGAGCGACCAGCAAAGCGCCGCCGCGCAAATAGCGCGGAGCCCCGGAAGTCATCTGACACGGCAGGAAGCCGCTGGCAAGAGAAAGATGCAGCGGAAGCGCTTCAACGGGCTATTCAGTCTAGCCCGGCTAGAAATCTTGCAGTTCGCAATGCTTCAGCCCCGGGTGAGAACAATCTTACTCCCAAGCCAGTGAGGAGAGTCTTGTTTCCTAATTCACAGAACGAGGGGGGTCCTTTGAAAGCATTAGGCCAGTCAGTATTAAACAGCCCTAAGCGAAGCTCGCGaatctccaacatccaggaATCAAATAAAGAATCCcgcgagaaagaaaaccaggCTGCAACTGGCCTGGACCGGCTTTTCGAGAGTCCCTCGTTCGAACTTGACATGTGTGTCAGTCCCACTCCCAAGCGTCGAAACCAACGCCTGAATGTTGGGGACAAACGGCACTCGCTTCCGTCCATCTCACCGGCTGCTAAGTCTCGAAGAGATGGGGCTCCGGATACCACCCCAACTCGACACTCTGCACGTCGGCTCCAACGTGTCCAGAGCAGTCCGGGATCTGCGTCTCGCCAGAATCGAACGCCTGGGCGATCTCGTTCTAATTTCCCCGACCTTCCCGAATTGTCTGATGATATCTTTGGCACAGCGGCATTCCAAGGAATGGACGATATGATTGTTGACATTTTCTCGGACGATGTGGCACTCAACACGGACTCATTATTTGGGCTCGACTCTAGGAACTCAACGCATAACAACTGGAACGATTGGCTCCCATCAGATTGCATTTCCCCATCCAGGTCAGATGGAAATCAGAATAACGAAAATTCGACGGACATTATAAATGCGCTCCTGTCCGATCCCGGTCTTCAGAAGGACATGTTTCAGTACCCGGACCCGAGCGCCCTTGACTCGGGTTTCTTTAGTTCCGATGCTCTTCAGGCTGGAAGAATGGTGGTTGACGACAAAAATGATACGCCGGCAGATCAAACCTCCGGCAATTCTGAGCAAGTTTAGGATCATGATTTACGAGTTTCTTACAGTTGACTTACTTTGTACTTTCTTTTATCTCGACATATTTCCAGCGAAGGCGTTTGGGGCATTTTCTTCTCGCATCATACCACGAAAAGCATAGAGCTTCGTGATATTTATGGGTGACGGCAGCATTCGTTTTTATTTCACATTATACCTCGGAGCAGTTGGGATATGATTTGTACCACTCTCCCGAAGCAAATATTACAGATGCAGATTAGCTGTATACACTATTAAATACATTATCATATCATGTTGAATCTATCTTTACACTTAACCACCACTAGTAACTGTATGAGATTGCATTGTTGCAGCGGTCGCCTGCAATACGAGAAATCAatacgacgacgacggcttttttttttttttttttttttttgtcaaACAGTCAATGCTGAATTAAATCCACTTCTGCCCATGTCACTCCAAAGAATTTACGATCCACACAATCAAATCCCGCTTTCCGTCCATAACTAGGGTATATGAAATCGCAACAAATTAAGCTGCCACGTATTGTTACGCAAATAGCAGGCAGCGTACATTTGTCGCAGACTTATGTAAGTATTTCCATCAAATCTCCACAAAGCAGGAAGATTGAATCTACTCAGCCGAATCGTAAAAGATGGGCTTCAGCTTATGTGTCACATCGACAACTTTCTCgtagattttataatctaaacATTTGAAAGATATGTTAGTTATCCACCCATGATAAAAAAATACCCCATATTAGGTATGAGAAAAGGAACAACAAAGCGCCTAGAAACAGAAGATAGACATACCGCAAGAGGCAGGATTCCCCCAATCCGTCGTTGCAAGGACCCGAATTCCAAGACCCTATTATCATTCCCATTAGCAACCCAAAGCAACTCAATCTCCCTCTACTCAAGATACAGATGTAGCTTGACTGGACATACCTGAccaccctccacctccgcaaccttcccaacaacctcaacaagctTCCCCATCTGCAAATGCGAATCGGGCTTCAGAATAAGCGTAGCCTCGCCGTGGGATCCGCAGGTGATTGTGGCTGTGTCGCCGCGCAGCGCAGATACCGTTCCGAGGAGGCGCACTGGTGGTGCGGAGCGCGAGCTGGAGGTGGCGGGGTTGAAGGCGTGGAGGTGGGACGGGAGAATGCGGGGGGTTTGGAGAGAcattttgttttcttgttttgGAATCTAATGTGGGAGGTAGTCGGCGGTGTTGTTTGGCGTCAGGTTTTGTTAATTGGGAGGGAGTGGTGTattggttgttgaggttcTGGTTGTATGTTGGCGGGGATGAATCGGAAATTGAAACGCGTGAGACTGACACGAAGACACGTGATCCATTTACGCTTGCCAAGACTTTGGCGGAGTTATCGATTTCGAGATTTGAGATAGCTACATAGCAGCTGATAGCTTCAAGTTTTTGAACAATCTATGCGCTGTGGCCCAGCGTTGGATTATACCTTCACTTTTCATATTTACTATTCATATCGGAAATAATATTTCGCATTCATGTTGGATTGATTTCTTTGATAATCTCTTTTCCCCATCCTCCATATCCTCGCATCCTATCTCTTCGTGACCAAACGCGAAAGCGAAGTAAAATACCGCCACAATGCCGCCCCCATTCCCGACCTCACATCGCGGCATGACCGCGAATCCTGTCAGACCTGGCCGATACCGACCCGGAAAGGCAGTCGCCGAGGAACCGTCGTCttcagaagaggaagaggacaaCGAAGAGGAGCTCCGCGAACAGGAACGGAAGAGACTAGAAGAGCAAAAACGGAAGCAGAAAGCCGCGCCGAAAGCGACTTCGTTCCCCGGGGCTAAGACTGTGACGAAGGGGGTTAAGGATGTTAAGATTGAAcaagaggaggatgatgaggaggggttTGTgacggaggaagaagaggaagaggaggaggactcGAAGGGAGGCGTGCCGGTTTCATCAGCTGAGCCTGTAAGGCAGGTCTCAAAACcgcagaaggaagaagaggaggaatcagaatcagaagaGGAAAgttcagaagaagaaagtagctcagaagaggaagctccCCGGCGCGTCCTTCTAAGACCTACATTCATCAAAAAAGACAAACGAGGCAACGGCCCAGCAGAATCACAAGGTGGAGTTGGCACAGGCGCTGATTCCATAGCGGAAGCAGAGGCGCGGGCGGCCCTACGACAAGAAAAGGCAGACGCGCTGGTTCGCGAGCAGATCGAGAAAGACGCCATCGCACGTAGTTCAGCAAACAGGGCTTGGGATGACGACGAGACAATGGCCAACGAGGAGGCCGCTATCGACGACACAGACGGGAAGGATCCAGAGGCGGAACACGCAGCTTGGAAGCTCCGCGagctcaagcgcatcaagcGCGAGCGTGAGGCGATtgaggaagcagaaaaagaacGCGAGGAGATCGAGCGCCGCAGGAACTTGACGGCCGAAGAGCGTGAACGGGAGGACCAGGAGTTCATCGCGAAGCAGAAAGAGGAGCGCGACGCCACTCGTGGTCAGACCGGGTACATGCAGCGATACTTTCACAAGGGTGCGTTCTTCCGTCCGGAACTGGAAAAGGAGGGTCTCGACCAGAGAAATGCTATGGGTGCCCGGTTCGTCGACGATGTCTCCCGGGAGACACTACCGCAGTACATGCAAATCCGTGATATGACAAAGCTAGGAAAGAAGGGTCGGACACGGTACAAGGATCTTCGATCGGAGGATACTGGGCGCTTTGGAGATGACTTCAGTAACAGACGTCGTCCAGATGCTCCCATTGGAATCACGGATGAGCGGTTCATGCCTGATCGTGGAGATGACCGTCCTAAGGGTCCTACAGGTGCAAATGCTTCTGCGATGCGCGAGAGGCGCAGGTCACGGTCTCGATCACGGTCCCCAAGACGGGACCGGAACCATTCTTCAGATAGACATCGTCCTGATACGAGCAGTCGCAGGAAGCGGAGCCCCTCACCTTACGAAGACCGAGACAAGCGGAGACGAATGAGGAGCGTTTCTTAACTCATTCATATGTAATTTCTATGGCGTTGATGTGTACATTAAAGCATGGGCAGCTTCGGTTATGATGCATGAAATCTAAAAGGTTTTTCTCAATAAGGTTCACTCATATTTCCACTCCCACAATGAGAGAAGCCCGTGAGGGCTCTGGGTATATTTTGCTTATAAAGTGTGGTGGATCGAGTTCACCCACAGGCATTAAAGCGTCTTGTAGCAGCTCTTTTCCTTCACCGTCCATTCCCGTGTATAGGTGCTGTATATGGTCTGTTACCCTTTGGCTGTGAAAGAGTTGTATGTCGTCCTAACTGCGCCTTCGACAGATCAATACCGGCCACGGTCACAATTCCCTCGCCCTCATACGGAATATGTTGGTTAAACTCCTTCCA encodes:
- a CDS encoding putative ssDNA binding protein Ssb3 (COG:S;~EggNog:ENOG410PS0V;~InterPro:IPR012340,IPR013970;~PFAM:PF08661;~go_component: GO:0005634 - nucleus [Evidence IEA];~go_function: GO:0003677 - DNA binding [Evidence IEA];~go_process: GO:0006260 - DNA replication [Evidence IEA];~go_process: GO:0006281 - DNA repair [Evidence IEA];~go_process: GO:0006310 - DNA recombination [Evidence IEA]), producing MSLQTPRILPSHLHAFNPATSSSRSAPPVRLLGTVSALRGDTATITCGSHGEATLILKPDSHLQMGKLVEVVGKVAEVEGGQGLGIRVLATTDWGNPASCDYKIYEKVVDVTHKLKPIFYDSAE
- a CDS encoding microfibrillar-associated 1 family protein (COG:Z;~EggNog:ENOG410PJ08;~InterPro:IPR033194,IPR009730;~PFAM:PF06991); its protein translation is MPPPFPTSHRGMTANPVRPGRYRPGKAVAEEPSSSEEEEDNEEELREQERKRLEEQKRKQKAAPKATSFPGAKTVTKGVKDVKIEQEEDDEEGFVTEEEEEEEEDSKGGVPVSSAEPVRQVSKPQKEEEEESESEEESSEEESSSEEEAPRRVLLRPTFIKKDKRGNGPAESQGGVGTGADSIAEAEARAALRQEKADALVREQIEKDAIARSSANRAWDDDETMANEEAAIDDTDGKDPEAEHAAWKLRELKRIKREREAIEEAEKEREEIERRRNLTAEEREREDQEFIAKQKEERDATRGQTGYMQRYFHKGAFFRPELEKEGLDQRNAMGARFVDDVSRETLPQYMQIRDMTKLGKKGRTRYKDLRSEDTGRFGDDFSNRRRPDAPIGITDERFMPDRGDDRPKGPTGANASAMRERRRSRSRSRSPRRDRNHSSDRHRPDTSSRRKRSPSPYEDRDKRRRMRSVS
- a CDS encoding putative GATA transcription factor (Ams2) (COG:K;~EggNog:ENOG410PIZD;~InterPro:IPR000679,IPR042403;~go_function: GO:0008270 - zinc ion binding [Evidence IEA];~go_function: GO:0043565 - sequence-specific DNA binding [Evidence IEA];~go_process: GO:0006355 - regulation of transcription, DNA-templated [Evidence IEA]), yielding MDSQDGISVRPMRLKVLYTFDNDNKTNCLARWPHLLDIQTAALDEKTQIGVIELKTCIQAIVSASPELVAQLGQDYTVYAYDYSEYETPLVGQGMLSWVLASSSPTPNAPAHQSMTMVTGRVCKNVLGLFSKGAQETLEVKLRLVPVPTAMQSEYLQSMQKYRELSNVIPHEFDAQTWSDFIRQNPDVMTPTSQATVQAPSPMDHSAIEKFHQILSAGSTPREAMSMPTHPQFRSTSPVQSNLSTASKVQTPGGQFQPQQEQPPSRPSYLERSQSDVIRPSSSASMRDADFQAFASSGRRDSIQSGYGSCDESGEQQPRKRAKLYRAEAPGKADLNIERQPSSLRVAASTAASVRIHRPTPINPLISAAQNSGEEPVRPPTPISDMNSLPRRARPLPSLLRESSIQSNTQYTSPYPMSDDHPSVEPTATSPGETRYQGLFEPSFSMPSSPPVLDYGFPTRSSPVLPPMAADLDSGFMSGGIDELLDDELGPPLDGSARPASKNTTRSKRTVRSAAQASSPANVIEIPDTQPTNHSASEGAPDQQSQLQNQAEILPASEVPTEQQKQQQQATEVAVAPPRASQIASRPSSRPSSRASVRQTHKPLAPAPISQSELEQLLSAIPASDPIAGQWPAPSSDIGTAETPGPQLTSEDGKLRSGAGARRLKQVKQVQARLEKCIRDGQVPPYCENCGAIETPTWRRAHSKEIKGGEDEANELAKDPLVFFWRTVDKDEQEKVIKFKIYKKSLADADKDFAQVLLCNPCGLWLHKFRFMRPEHKWNKTSYKKKKRPPRNRRGGGPLSTDNRNRSESSKPDASSPGISDTSSPAADDDATPCPDNDVPKTGEDDDSQERPAKRRRANSAEPRKSSDTAGSRWQEKDAAEALQRAIQSSPARNLAVRNASAPGQSVLNSPKRSSRISNIQESNKESREKENQAATGLDRLFESPSFELDMCVSPTPKRRNQRLNVGDKRHSLPSISPAAKSRRDGAPDTTPTRHSARRLQRVQSSPGSASRQNRTPGRSRSNFPDLPELSDDIFGTAAFQGMDDMIVDIFSDDVALNTDSLFGLDSRNSTHNNWNDWLPSDCISPSRSDGNQNNENSTDIINALLSDPGLQKDMFQYPDPSALDSGFFSSDALQAGRMVVDDKNDTPADQTSGNSEQV